A genome region from Blautia coccoides includes the following:
- a CDS encoding cupin domain-containing protein, producing MIKTETVENMCGGKGHVIIKHILGEKELNGKCGLYAEVIIEPGCSLGYHEHHSESETYYILSGQGDYDDNGQVRPIKAGDVTFTQDGHGHGLVNTGDVDLVFMALIIFD from the coding sequence ATGATAAAAACAGAGACAGTGGAAAATATGTGCGGCGGCAAAGGCCATGTGATCATTAAGCACATTTTAGGAGAGAAAGAACTGAATGGAAAATGCGGACTGTACGCGGAAGTGATCATTGAACCGGGATGTTCCCTGGGATATCATGAGCACCACAGTGAGAGCGAGACCTATTATATTCTGTCCGGCCAGGGCGATTACGATGATAACGGGCAGGTACGCCCGATCAAAGCAGGGGATGTTACATTTACACAGGATGGTCACGGGCATGGACTGGTAAATACCGGGGATGTGGATCTGGTGTTTATGGCGCTGATCATTTTTGACTGA
- a CDS encoding DUF4179 domain-containing protein — MLEQGKWGQGAPKPSEEFHNRFEESLKLIEKKAENAGEKASAGAEIIRMDRMEKRRIGRLKKAAVGCTAAAAAMAVFIGACYQNPVWASNLPLIGHIFERMEGKLAFGENYKDYAEPLDKEAAENQESGGQESGKENSGQENSGQSSSDQDSSAGKGAFTRTVDGTTVSMSESYCSGSALYLSLVIESEEPFQDTLLNRNGQPSISVRTTENYSFNPQEQSDLVYLEGEFLDENTYAGVMRIDLNMKNTDNSELQEKAAEAEANGEEFIVDAEVLDQYSTKLEIPEQFTLNLDISQIIGDLANPDTFSTGYTAEELEAMSDEEWNRVMTEAENEGGWNSFPNSHENWWMEGSWQFELDITADPSKTQTAEVDQMNEAGAGIANVVKTPFEITVNELYDDETKGADYFPVILDAQGKVMDVTAGSVNTVSVKNHDTSTVYVYLCDYDEYMDELKGRKQEDGFKGLMDEKAKFAAEVHFD, encoded by the coding sequence ATGTTAGAGCAGGGAAAATGGGGACAGGGAGCACCAAAGCCTTCAGAGGAATTTCATAACAGATTTGAGGAGAGTTTGAAACTGATAGAGAAAAAGGCAGAGAACGCAGGGGAGAAAGCATCTGCCGGCGCTGAGATCATCAGGATGGACAGGATGGAAAAACGAAGAATCGGGCGTTTGAAAAAAGCAGCAGTGGGTTGTACCGCCGCTGCCGCTGCCATGGCAGTCTTTATCGGGGCCTGTTATCAGAATCCGGTGTGGGCTTCCAATCTGCCGCTGATCGGACATATATTTGAGAGAATGGAAGGAAAACTCGCCTTCGGAGAAAATTATAAGGATTATGCGGAACCGCTGGATAAGGAAGCAGCAGAAAATCAGGAAAGCGGCGGCCAGGAAAGCGGGAAGGAAAACAGTGGACAGGAAAACAGCGGGCAGAGCAGCAGTGATCAGGACAGCAGTGCCGGAAAAGGGGCATTCACCAGGACAGTAGACGGCACTACGGTTAGCATGTCTGAGAGCTACTGCAGCGGCTCGGCTCTGTACCTTTCCCTCGTGATAGAATCAGAGGAACCGTTTCAGGATACCCTCCTGAATAGGAACGGACAGCCATCTATCAGTGTGAGAACAACGGAAAATTACAGTTTTAATCCTCAGGAACAGTCTGACCTTGTCTATCTGGAAGGCGAGTTTTTGGATGAAAATACCTATGCAGGGGTTATGCGTATAGACCTGAACATGAAGAATACAGATAACAGCGAGCTGCAGGAAAAGGCCGCAGAGGCTGAGGCAAACGGAGAAGAATTTATAGTTGACGCGGAAGTGCTGGATCAGTACAGCACCAAATTAGAGATACCGGAACAGTTCACCCTGAATTTGGACATCAGTCAGATCATAGGAGATTTGGCTAATCCAGATACCTTCAGTACAGGGTACACGGCGGAGGAACTGGAAGCCATGTCAGATGAAGAGTGGAACCGGGTCATGACAGAGGCAGAAAATGAAGGCGGCTGGAACAGCTTCCCAAACAGCCACGAAAACTGGTGGATGGAAGGCTCCTGGCAGTTTGAGCTTGATATCACTGCCGACCCTTCCAAGACCCAGACTGCGGAGGTGGACCAGATGAATGAAGCCGGCGCAGGCATTGCTAATGTTGTTAAGACTCCCTTTGAGATCACAGTAAATGAGTTGTATGATGATGAAACAAAAGGTGCGGATTATTTCCCGGTCATCCTGGATGCTCAGGGCAAAGTTATGGATGTTACAGCAGGCTCTGTGAACACCGTATCAGTGAAAAACCATGATACCTCCACAGTCTACGTCTACTTATGCGATTACGATGAGTATATGGATGAGCTGAAGGGTCGCAAGCAGGAGGATGGATTCAAAGGATTGATGGATGAAAAGGCAAAATTTGCCGCGGAAGTGCATTTTGACTAA
- a CDS encoding M14 family zinc carboxypeptidase: MEVQTVGDTVDGRKLYHVRMGNENAADKVLIFGGIHGREYMTTQLVMEQMGEFVENLLHEDRTYKGYSYSELLKDRALHIIPMANPDGVTVSQFGAEGMQSPGIREQVWEIADEDGARMPWRSYFCRWKSNAEGVDVNRNFDALWEDYVDGIGRPSREKYKGTAPESTREAQALVNLTKKENFSRTVSYHSSGGVIYWAFGQQGELAVRTQAFANRIAAVTGYEPDGNYEELDPAGYKDWALLKMGIPSLTIEIGRADSPLPQSAYKKILRENRGVWEEILLDIIEEKKRDH, translated from the coding sequence ATGGAAGTTCAAACAGTTGGTGACACGGTGGACGGCAGGAAACTATATCACGTGAGAATGGGGAATGAAAATGCCGCTGACAAGGTTTTGATCTTTGGGGGAATTCATGGAAGGGAGTATATGACCACCCAGCTTGTCATGGAACAGATGGGAGAATTTGTGGAGAATCTGCTCCATGAGGACAGAACCTACAAGGGATATTCCTACAGTGAACTGTTGAAAGACCGGGCACTACATATTATTCCCATGGCCAATCCCGACGGGGTCACAGTCAGCCAATTCGGGGCAGAAGGCATGCAGTCTCCCGGGATCCGGGAACAGGTGTGGGAGATCGCCGACGAGGATGGGGCCAGAATGCCCTGGAGGTCTTATTTTTGCCGCTGGAAATCCAATGCGGAGGGCGTGGATGTGAACCGGAACTTCGACGCTTTGTGGGAGGATTATGTGGATGGGATCGGAAGGCCTTCCAGGGAAAAGTACAAGGGAACTGCTCCGGAGAGTACCAGGGAGGCTCAGGCGCTGGTGAATCTCACAAAAAAAGAGAATTTCAGCCGTACGGTCAGCTATCACTCCTCAGGCGGAGTCATATACTGGGCATTCGGACAGCAGGGGGAGCTGGCGGTCAGGACACAGGCTTTTGCCAACCGGATCGCCGCTGTCACTGGATATGAGCCGGACGGCAATTACGAGGAGCTGGACCCCGCAGGATATAAGGACTGGGCGCTGCTGAAAATGGGAATCCCAAGCCTAACCATAGAGATCGGAAGAGCGGATTCCCCTCTTCCCCAGTCAGCTTACAAGAAGATCCTCCGGGAAAACAGAGGCGTGTGGGAGGAAATCCTGCTGGATATCATTGAAGAGAAAAAAAGAGACCATTGA
- a CDS encoding BCCT family transporter, translating to MKEPKDKKESAGQVRKGVFIPAFAVMAVVVAVGFINNEGLAKGAKAFFGFSLGKFGWLYQLVAVVSVLVIAIVTFSKLGDIRIGGANAKPKYPFGTWFAMTLTGGIAVGIVNWGINEPLIYYGNVYGELDNLGIQAGTQEAARFALGRCFYNWTFVPYAMYAVSGLLIAYMYFNKKEKLSVISTLKPLLGKKAEHPAVMNTVDTLCSLAITLGMASGLGTGLALIISGLNVVYKIPNSTFIWILLGGIATLIFTSSSILGVDRGIRRLASLNSKIFYGLLIFLFITGPMAIILSNSVSGLGEWLNNFFIWGLDSGDVGGEALTRWWTLADWCSWIAYAPIMGIFLGKIAYGRTVREFMIINWVMPSVFGIVWFSVWGGTGLNWQTNGVVDMVGVIKESGATAGVWAFLQHLPLGLGIIIIPIVMITLMLSFSTAADSMTSTIASICTKGQSMEEEPPKSQKLIWGILIGSISIIMGAVAGGVRGIDGVKQLASVGGFLVLFVFLLQLIAFIKTFFVDLKKEKKDPTL from the coding sequence ATGAAAGAACCGAAAGATAAGAAGGAGTCCGCCGGACAGGTGCGTAAAGGCGTGTTTATTCCTGCGTTTGCAGTGATGGCAGTGGTGGTAGCTGTGGGATTTATCAATAACGAGGGTCTGGCAAAAGGCGCGAAGGCTTTCTTCGGATTTTCCCTGGGAAAATTCGGATGGCTGTATCAGCTTGTGGCTGTTGTATCTGTGCTGGTCATCGCTATCGTCACATTCTCAAAATTGGGTGATATCCGTATTGGCGGAGCAAATGCAAAGCCCAAATATCCCTTTGGAACCTGGTTCGCCATGACGCTTACCGGCGGAATCGCTGTGGGCATCGTGAACTGGGGAATTAATGAACCTTTGATCTATTATGGAAATGTATACGGTGAGCTGGACAATCTGGGAATCCAGGCAGGAACCCAGGAGGCAGCCAGGTTTGCCCTGGGCAGGTGTTTTTATAACTGGACCTTTGTGCCTTATGCCATGTATGCGGTGTCAGGGCTGCTCATTGCCTATATGTACTTTAACAAGAAGGAAAAGCTCTCAGTCATTTCCACCCTGAAGCCGCTTTTGGGAAAAAAGGCAGAGCATCCGGCAGTCATGAATACGGTGGATACTCTCTGCTCTCTGGCGATCACCCTGGGAATGGCTTCCGGACTTGGAACAGGACTGGCCCTTATAATTTCAGGATTGAATGTGGTATATAAAATACCGAACAGCACTTTTATCTGGATATTGCTGGGAGGCATTGCCACATTGATCTTCACCAGTTCCTCCATTCTGGGTGTGGACAGGGGAATCCGCAGGCTGGCATCTTTGAACAGCAAGATTTTTTACGGACTTTTGATCTTCCTGTTCATTACTGGACCTATGGCTATTATCCTCAGCAATTCCGTTTCCGGGCTGGGAGAGTGGCTGAACAATTTCTTTATCTGGGGTCTGGACTCCGGTGACGTGGGAGGAGAGGCACTGACCAGATGGTGGACCTTGGCTGACTGGTGTTCCTGGATCGCCTATGCACCTATTATGGGTATTTTCCTTGGGAAGATCGCTTATGGAAGAACTGTGCGGGAGTTTATGATCATTAACTGGGTGATGCCCTCTGTTTTCGGTATTGTATGGTTTTCCGTCTGGGGCGGAACCGGTCTTAACTGGCAGACCAATGGCGTAGTGGATATGGTTGGAGTGATCAAAGAGAGCGGAGCCACAGCAGGCGTATGGGCGTTCCTGCAGCATCTGCCCCTTGGCCTCGGAATTATCATAATACCTATTGTAATGATCACGCTTATGCTGTCCTTTTCCACAGCGGCGGATTCCATGACCAGTACCATCGCGTCTATCTGTACTAAAGGACAGAGTATGGAGGAAGAGCCCCCGAAATCCCAGAAGTTGATCTGGGGTATCCTGATTGGATCCATTTCCATTATCATGGGCGCGGTTGCAGGAGGTGTGCGGGGAATCGACGGGGTGAAACAGTTGGCCTCCGTGGGAGGATTCCTGGTATTATTTGTTTTTCTGCTGCAGTTGATCGCATTTATCAAGACATTCTTTGTGGATTTGAAAAAGGAAAAGAAAGATCCCACACTCTAA
- a CDS encoding HAD family hydrolase, translated as MKKLKQIAALVGAVLLLGMYVLAFIFSLSHSPNARNMLLAAIYCTVLVPVFLYACLLVYRYTRQKNDIPQIDTVSSSVDTFIFDLGNVLVRYDWKTFLKSMKYSAETIQAVGDAVFDSPDWADADRGVRNEEEILQAFIDNDPEYEKEIRETFAKMSGVIHTYSYTVDWLKYLKKRGYKIYYLSNFSQPLYERCREEMAFLNMMDGGYMSWQVKMLKPEPEFYQKLLKDFHIKPEKAVFIDDVLENVAEARSQGINAVHFKGRKETIQKLLEEYDVQ; from the coding sequence GTGAAGAAGCTGAAACAAATTGCCGCACTGGTTGGAGCCGTACTGCTTCTGGGCATGTACGTCCTGGCTTTTATTTTTTCTCTTTCGCACAGCCCAAATGCCCGTAATATGCTGCTGGCCGCCATCTACTGCACGGTACTTGTTCCCGTGTTTTTGTATGCCTGCCTGCTTGTATACCGCTATACAAGGCAGAAAAATGATATTCCTCAGATAGATACCGTCTCTTCTTCTGTGGATACCTTTATCTTTGACCTTGGAAATGTGCTGGTCCGTTATGACTGGAAAACATTTTTAAAAAGCATGAAGTACAGTGCGGAAACGATTCAGGCTGTGGGGGATGCGGTATTTGACAGCCCCGACTGGGCGGATGCTGACCGTGGTGTGCGGAATGAAGAAGAAATTCTCCAGGCCTTTATTGATAATGACCCGGAATACGAAAAAGAAATTCGTGAGACATTCGCGAAGATGAGCGGTGTCATACATACCTATTCTTACACAGTGGACTGGCTGAAATATCTGAAAAAAAGAGGGTACAAGATTTATTATCTGTCCAACTTTTCACAGCCCCTGTATGAGCGCTGCAGGGAAGAGATGGCCTTTCTGAATATGATGGACGGCGGTTACATGTCCTGGCAGGTAAAAATGCTGAAGCCGGAACCAGAATTCTATCAGAAGCTGCTAAAGGATTTTCATATTAAACCTGAAAAAGCTGTGTTCATTGATGATGTCCTGGAAAATGTGGCAGAGGCCCGTTCCCAGGGGATTAATGCTGTACATTTTAAAGGCCGGAAAGAGACGATCCAAAAACTGTTGGAAGAATACGATGTGCAATAA
- a CDS encoding acylphosphatase, producing the protein MKIRKHFILTGMVQGVGLRYRAQHLARLLQLTGWVKNTWDGCVELELQGREEEIASFLDRLSMGNFIRIEGVEAKDVPVIEENGFHVKG; encoded by the coding sequence ATGAAGATCAGAAAACATTTCATACTGACCGGGATGGTACAAGGGGTAGGGCTGAGATACAGAGCCCAGCATCTGGCGAGGTTATTGCAGTTGACCGGCTGGGTGAAAAATACCTGGGACGGCTGTGTGGAACTGGAGCTGCAGGGCAGAGAGGAAGAAATAGCCAGCTTTCTGGACCGTCTGTCCATGGGAAATTTTATAAGGATCGAAGGGGTAGAGGCAAAAGACGTTCCGGTGATAGAGGAGAATGGGTTTCATGTTAAGGGGTAG
- a CDS encoding LysR family transcriptional regulator: MTLRHMTIFLEVAACNNMSTAAQNLYISQSTVSLAITEIEKTYNVRLFDRLSKHLRLTEAGLLLLDYASRIINLYKEMESALLGLHLKQIHIGSTLVAASCLLQDIIRAYHIICPDVSTHFTIDDSYFMEKKLAQGELDVMLTETKGSHSSLVYTPFLDDTFMAICSPRHPYASRESLSIADFENELFLLREEGNSTRAALERALSKQGITLTKSHVYHNIDALKEAVAENKGISIISKMLIRQELSGHRLHACPVTDLPMKRVFYIVQRKDRTALPYVNEFIRLCRETSGRLQ; this comes from the coding sequence ATGACGCTCCGACACATGACCATATTTCTGGAGGTTGCCGCCTGCAACAATATGAGTACAGCAGCCCAGAATCTGTATATTTCACAGTCCACAGTCAGCCTTGCCATCACTGAGATTGAAAAGACCTACAATGTCCGTCTGTTTGATCGTCTGAGCAAACACCTCAGACTTACAGAAGCGGGCCTGCTGCTCCTGGACTATGCCTCCAGGATCATCAATCTGTACAAAGAGATGGAGTCCGCTCTTCTCGGACTCCATCTGAAACAAATACATATCGGCAGCACTCTGGTCGCTGCCTCCTGCCTTCTGCAGGATATTATCCGGGCGTATCATATTATCTGTCCTGATGTCAGCACACATTTTACCATTGATGACTCTTATTTCATGGAAAAAAAGCTGGCCCAGGGAGAATTGGATGTGATGCTCACAGAGACAAAGGGAAGCCACAGCAGCCTTGTGTATACTCCATTTCTGGATGATACTTTCATGGCCATTTGCAGTCCCCGGCATCCCTATGCCAGCCGGGAAAGTCTGTCTATCGCAGATTTTGAGAATGAATTATTTCTGCTGCGGGAGGAGGGAAACAGTACCCGCGCAGCACTGGAACGGGCACTGAGCAAACAGGGGATCACGCTCACCAAAAGTCATGTGTATCACAATATTGATGCTCTGAAGGAAGCAGTTGCAGAAAATAAAGGCATCTCCATTATCTCAAAAATGTTGATCCGGCAGGAGCTATCCGGCCACAGGCTCCACGCCTGCCCAGTCACAGATCTGCCCATGAAACGCGTCTTCTACATTGTACAAAGGAAAGACAGAACCGCTCTGCCCTATGTCAATGAATTTATACGCCTGTGCCGGGAAACGTCCGGACGATTGCAATAG
- a CDS encoding HAL/PAL/TAL family ammonia-lyase: MLLQYSIYKGDEEIIVLTGDSLTPDMVEAIAAGRQKVSVEETLWKKLEEARSLVFELSGRGIPIYGCNTGVGWNKDKIVTKEFITGFNNSMLHSHAVGVGPYAPVEVVRAVMAVRLNGFLNLCTGISPGIVRMYQEFLNREIHPLMPVRGSVGQADIGNLSHIALAVTGEGCAEYHGEILPVSRILKQEGLKPAVPAEKDGLAMISSNALSAGWACLVLSRAEKILTTADVISCMSLEGFGGNTSQLRTEAAKKRKYEGQIETAKAMNGYLKGSFLYEADSSRPLQDPLCYRSTSQVHGAVRDALYYAEKELSIQINSSDDNPCLLQEERDITPSANFEPLAWVLPLEMLSIAFSHISKASCLRSIKLANPAFTRLTRNLSPQESVIAFSTIQKTFTALDAEIRSLANPVSMDTLPLAGEIEDRSTNAPLVVGRLEKILDDLCYILGIELMLAGQAMNLRKGKILGEVTGRGLAVLREKIPFYDKDDRVLTEDIEAVCEMIKEGTFLRKLNF, translated from the coding sequence GTGTTATTACAATATTCAATATATAAAGGAGATGAGGAAATCATTGTTTTAACAGGAGACAGTCTGACGCCTGATATGGTGGAAGCCATTGCAGCCGGACGCCAAAAGGTTTCCGTGGAGGAAACTTTGTGGAAAAAATTAGAGGAGGCCAGGAGCCTTGTCTTTGAACTTTCAGGCCGGGGAATCCCCATCTATGGATGCAACACCGGGGTGGGCTGGAATAAAGATAAAATAGTGACAAAAGAATTTATTACCGGATTTAACAACAGCATGCTTCATTCCCATGCAGTGGGTGTTGGACCTTACGCACCTGTGGAGGTGGTAAGGGCAGTAATGGCGGTGAGGCTCAACGGATTTTTGAATCTGTGTACCGGCATTTCGCCCGGGATCGTCAGGATGTACCAGGAATTTTTGAACCGGGAAATCCATCCTCTGATGCCCGTGAGGGGGTCTGTGGGACAGGCGGATATCGGCAATCTGTCACACATAGCGCTGGCAGTCACCGGTGAGGGGTGTGCGGAGTATCACGGAGAGATTCTGCCCGTGAGCAGGATCCTAAAGCAGGAGGGGCTGAAGCCGGCTGTTCCGGCAGAGAAAGACGGGCTTGCCATGATAAGTTCCAATGCCCTGAGTGCAGGCTGGGCCTGCCTTGTTCTTAGCAGAGCAGAAAAAATACTGACAACAGCGGATGTGATAAGCTGTATGTCTCTGGAAGGATTCGGAGGCAACACCTCACAGCTTAGGACAGAGGCAGCCAAAAAGAGAAAATATGAAGGACAGATAGAGACTGCAAAAGCCATGAATGGTTATCTGAAAGGCAGCTTTCTATACGAAGCCGACAGCAGCCGGCCGCTGCAGGACCCGCTCTGTTACCGGAGCACATCCCAGGTGCACGGGGCTGTGAGGGACGCGCTTTACTATGCAGAGAAAGAGCTGTCCATACAGATAAATTCATCAGATGATAATCCATGCCTATTGCAGGAGGAACGGGATATCACTCCCAGCGCAAACTTTGAACCGCTTGCGTGGGTGCTTCCCCTGGAGATGCTCTCCATAGCCTTCTCGCACATTTCAAAGGCATCTTGTCTGAGGAGTATTAAGCTGGCAAACCCGGCGTTTACCAGGCTTACCAGAAACTTGTCACCTCAGGAGAGTGTCATTGCGTTTTCTACGATCCAGAAAACATTTACGGCTTTGGATGCGGAAATCCGCAGTCTTGCAAATCCTGTTTCCATGGACACGCTGCCCCTTGCAGGGGAGATTGAGGACAGGAGTACCAACGCGCCTTTGGTTGTTGGGAGACTGGAGAAAATACTGGATGATCTCTGTTACATTTTAGGTATTGAGCTAATGCTTGCAGGCCAGGCCATGAATCTGCGCAAAGGAAAAATACTGGGGGAAGTAACAGGCAGAGGACTTGCTGTTCTCAGAGAGAAAATACCGTTTTATGACAAAGACGACCGTGTCCTGACAGAGGATATAGAGGCTGTCTGTGAGATGATAAAAGAGGGAACATTTCTGCGAAAATTGAATTTTTAA
- a CDS encoding RNA polymerase sigma factor, whose protein sequence is MQQQEFIQAVRDAETTMYHVAMSILRNEADSADAVQEALLKAFEKLDTLNEEKYFRTWLTRILIHECYQIQRKKKRLVPYEEYVEREPGKEDKLYTDLYDAIDDLPEDLRVAVTLFYIEGFSIAEIAKMLGSRENTVKTRLYRGRNQLRKILGDKEEALC, encoded by the coding sequence ATGCAGCAGCAGGAGTTTATACAAGCCGTCAGAGACGCGGAGACTACCATGTACCACGTGGCAATGTCCATTCTCAGAAATGAAGCGGACAGTGCAGATGCAGTGCAGGAAGCGCTTTTAAAGGCTTTTGAAAAATTAGATACCCTGAATGAAGAAAAATATTTCAGAACATGGCTGACCCGTATTCTGATCCATGAGTGTTATCAGATCCAGCGCAAAAAGAAACGTCTGGTTCCTTACGAGGAGTATGTGGAGAGGGAGCCGGGGAAAGAGGATAAGCTATATACAGATCTCTATGACGCCATAGACGATCTGCCGGAAGACCTGCGTGTAGCGGTGACATTATTCTATATAGAAGGATTTTCTATTGCAGAGATTGCAAAGATGCTGGGCAGCAGGGAAAATACAGTGAAAACACGGCTTTACAGGGGAAGAAACCAGCTTAGGAAGATTCTTGGTGATAAGGAGGAAGCATTATGTTAG
- a CDS encoding adenylosuccinate synthase: MVKAVVGANWGDEGKGKITDMLAQESDIIVRFQGGANAGHTIVNNYGKFALHTLPSGVFYDHTTSVIGNGVALNIPVLFKEIQSIVDKGVPAPKIKVSDRAQIVMSYHIKFDEYEEERLAGKSFGSTKSGIAPFYSDKYAKIGFQVSELFDDDAALKEKVERVCETKNVTLEHLYHKPLLNPDDIMKELMEYKEMIAPYVCDVSLYLWNALKEGKEVLLEGQLGSLKDPDHGIYPMVTSSSTLAAYGAVGAGIPPYEIKKIITVCKAYSSAVGAGAFVSEIFGDEADELRRRGGDGGEFGATTGRPRRMGWFDCVASKYGCRMQGTTDVAFTVLDVLGYLEEIPVCVAYDIDGEITTEFPTTGRLEKAKPVLETLPGWNCDIRGIRNYDDLPENCRRYIEFVEEKIGFPITMVSNGPSREDIIYRNK, translated from the coding sequence ATGGTAAAAGCAGTAGTAGGGGCTAACTGGGGAGATGAAGGTAAGGGTAAAATCACTGACATGCTCGCACAGGAATCCGACATTATCGTAAGATTCCAGGGCGGTGCCAATGCGGGCCATACAATTGTAAACAATTACGGAAAATTTGCGCTCCATACTCTTCCGTCCGGTGTGTTTTACGACCACACAACCAGTGTCATCGGAAACGGTGTTGCGCTTAATATCCCGGTACTGTTTAAAGAGATTCAGTCTATTGTGGACAAGGGTGTACCTGCACCGAAGATTAAAGTTTCTGACCGCGCGCAGATCGTAATGTCCTATCATATCAAATTCGATGAATATGAGGAAGAGCGTCTGGCAGGAAAATCTTTTGGATCCACCAAGTCTGGAATCGCACCGTTTTATTCTGATAAATATGCAAAGATCGGTTTCCAGGTCAGCGAGCTGTTCGACGATGATGCGGCACTGAAAGAAAAAGTGGAGCGTGTATGCGAGACTAAAAATGTGACCCTGGAGCATTTATACCACAAACCGCTTCTGAACCCGGATGATATCATGAAGGAGTTAATGGAGTATAAAGAGATGATCGCCCCTTACGTGTGCGATGTCTCCCTGTATCTGTGGAATGCACTGAAAGAGGGAAAAGAAGTGCTTCTGGAAGGACAGCTTGGTTCCCTGAAGGACCCGGATCACGGTATTTACCCCATGGTTACATCCTCATCCACACTGGCTGCCTACGGCGCAGTGGGTGCAGGCATCCCGCCCTATGAGATCAAGAAGATCATCACAGTGTGCAAGGCTTATTCCAGCGCTGTAGGTGCAGGTGCTTTTGTATCTGAAATCTTCGGTGACGAGGCAGACGAGCTGAGAAGACGCGGCGGTGACGGCGGTGAGTTCGGCGCAACAACAGGGCGCCCAAGACGTATGGGATGGTTTGACTGTGTGGCTTCTAAATATGGCTGCCGTATGCAGGGAACCACAGACGTGGCATTCACTGTTCTGGATGTACTGGGATATCTGGAAGAGATCCCGGTATGCGTGGCATACGATATTGACGGTGAGATCACAACAGAGTTCCCCACAACAGGCAGACTGGAAAAGGCAAAACCGGTTCTGGAGACACTTCCGGGCTGGAACTGTGATATCCGCGGTATCAGAAATTATGATGACCTTCCGGAGAACTGCCGCAGATATATTGAATTTGTGGAAGAAAAGATTGGTTTCCCCATCACTATGGTTTCCAATGGTCCAAGCCGTGAGGATATTATTTACCGCAATAAATAA
- a CDS encoding ornithine cyclodeaminase family protein: MDLLYINAMDIENLNLTNEEILGAVEKSLEAQGNGKTVIEPRVHLIPNPEYHGHFNVLRGYIEPMDVAGVKVVGDYVYNYKQDLPSEMALLNLYDPKTGAPRAVIDATEITSMRTGALTAIGAKYLAKKENKILGHLGSRGTAWWNVVLLDSLYDFDEIRVNSRRRESMEDFAGRLTKKLGKPVKVTKNSEECLKGADIMVEATRLMEPTPLLKTEWVQPGNFVVPYGTVSAVELSLTDVMDKIVVDDWGQCKGGILGSLRRHVETGKLSADTLYGELGEIVAGRKPGREREDETILFWHRGLSTNDIALGQLVYEKALEMGIGTTLKYR, encoded by the coding sequence ATGGACTTATTATACATAAATGCAATGGATATAGAGAATCTGAATCTGACCAATGAGGAGATACTGGGAGCAGTGGAGAAAAGCCTGGAGGCTCAGGGCAACGGAAAGACCGTTATAGAGCCGCGGGTGCATCTGATCCCCAATCCGGAATATCACGGGCATTTTAATGTGCTGAGAGGATATATTGAGCCCATGGATGTGGCAGGCGTGAAGGTAGTGGGAGATTATGTCTATAATTATAAGCAGGATCTGCCCTCTGAGATGGCACTTTTGAATCTGTATGACCCGAAAACCGGAGCACCGAGAGCTGTGATCGATGCCACAGAGATCACCTCCATGCGGACAGGTGCCTTGACAGCCATCGGTGCAAAGTATCTGGCAAAGAAAGAAAATAAAATTTTAGGACATCTGGGATCCAGGGGAACAGCCTGGTGGAATGTGGTGCTTCTGGACTCCTTATATGATTTTGATGAGATCCGTGTGAACAGCAGAAGAAGAGAATCCATGGAAGATTTCGCCGGACGCCTCACAAAGAAGCTGGGAAAACCGGTGAAGGTGACTAAAAATAGTGAAGAGTGTCTGAAGGGTGCTGATATTATGGTGGAGGCCACACGCCTGATGGAGCCCACACCTCTGCTGAAAACAGAGTGGGTACAGCCGGGAAATTTTGTGGTACCTTACGGAACTGTCAGTGCTGTGGAGCTGTCTCTCACAGACGTGATGGACAAGATCGTGGTAGATGACTGGGGACAGTGCAAAGGCGGTATTCTCGGCAGTCTTCGCAGGCACGTGGAGACGGGGAAACTCAGCGCGGATACCCTCTACGGGGAGCTGGGGGAGATCGTTGCAGGCAGGAAACCGGGAAGAGAAAGAGAGGATGAGACCATACTTTTCTGGCACCGGGGTCTTTCCACAAATGACATTGCACTGGGACAGTTAGTATATGAAAAAGCTTTGGAAATGGGAATCGGAACAACACTGAAATACAGATAG